The Bacillus carboniphilus genome contains a region encoding:
- the yjcZ gene encoding sporulation protein YjcZ: MSEPVAGLGTGLAFIIVVFVLLVIVGCVCTGGYF; this comes from the coding sequence ATGAGTGAACCAGTAGCAGGTTTAGGAACAGGTCTTGCGTTTATTATCGTTGTCTTTGTACTGTTAGTTATTGTGGGTTGTGTTTGCACAGGGGGATATTTTTAA
- a CDS encoding B3/B4 domain-containing protein yields the protein MKISLSNDLITAIPQFQLGVIYYHNITIDESPQMVKGRMLFFQETLYTDIVDLDISSIKEVQGWRAMFKQVGTNPSHYRPSSESLLKRIKKRQFLEPVHSAVDINNLFSLEYKIPLGLYDLDRLKGDLTIGIGSSTEQYEAINGREISLENKLISSDEQGPFGSPYVDSKRSIVTKKTKNALQLVYFLPQTTMEDAHRMILSIEKLFSQINGGESKK from the coding sequence TTGAAGATATCGTTAAGTAACGACCTTATAACAGCCATTCCTCAATTCCAATTAGGGGTTATTTATTATCATAATATTACAATAGATGAATCCCCTCAAATGGTTAAAGGAAGAATGTTGTTTTTCCAAGAAACACTCTATACAGATATAGTTGATCTAGACATTTCATCCATAAAAGAAGTACAGGGCTGGAGAGCGATGTTTAAACAGGTTGGTACAAACCCTAGTCATTATCGTCCCTCAAGTGAATCGCTTTTAAAAAGAATAAAAAAGAGACAGTTTCTTGAACCTGTTCACTCGGCCGTAGACATAAACAACCTTTTTTCCCTTGAATACAAGATTCCTCTAGGCCTATATGATTTGGATAGGCTTAAAGGAGATCTCACTATAGGAATAGGGTCTAGTACTGAACAATATGAAGCAATAAATGGGAGAGAAATCTCTTTGGAAAACAAGCTCATTTCAAGTGATGAGCAAGGACCCTTTGGTAGCCCCTACGTCGATTCAAAACGTTCCATCGTTACTAAAAAAACAAAAAATGCATTGCAACTTGTTTATTTTTTACCCCAAACCACTATGGAAGACGCTCATAGAATGATTTTATCTATAGAAAAGCTCTTCTCACAAATAAATGGTGGAGAATCAAAAAAGTGA
- the queG gene encoding tRNA epoxyqueuosine(34) reductase QueG gives MNVTLFKKELINYSKEIKINKIGFASANTFETLKQRLIDQKELGYQSGFEESDIKKRTTPQLLLPKARSIISIALAYPSKMKKPPRSTKDDRRGIFCRASWGKDYHLLLREKMNLIEAFIKDKYPEAKILSMVDTGELSDRAVAERAGIGWSGKNCAIITPEFGSYVYLGELITNIPFEPDQPIEEGCGTCNKCVDACPTSALVQGGQLDSSKCIAFLTQTKGFLPDQYRKKIGNRLYGCDTCQTVCPENRGKDFHFHVEMEPDPKIAKPSLKPLLTMSNREFKEKFGHVSGSWRGKKPIQRNAIIALAHFKDEASLPILEKLLNDDPRPVIRGTAAWAIGKIGQKDYLAVLEKRLELEEDQEVRNEIQKGIQLLEACKGE, from the coding sequence ATGAACGTTACATTATTTAAAAAAGAGTTAATCAACTATAGTAAGGAAATAAAGATTAATAAGATTGGTTTTGCTTCGGCTAATACGTTTGAAACGTTAAAACAAAGGTTAATTGACCAAAAAGAGTTAGGTTATCAATCAGGATTTGAAGAATCGGATATAAAAAAAAGAACGACTCCTCAACTTTTGCTACCGAAAGCTCGTTCTATTATTTCAATAGCGCTAGCGTATCCTTCTAAAATGAAAAAACCTCCGCGAAGTACGAAGGACGACAGACGGGGGATTTTTTGCCGAGCTTCTTGGGGAAAGGATTATCACCTCCTTTTAAGGGAAAAGATGAATTTGATTGAAGCCTTTATAAAAGATAAATATCCAGAAGCAAAGATTCTTTCAATGGTCGATACGGGCGAGTTGAGTGATCGAGCGGTAGCAGAAAGAGCAGGAATTGGTTGGAGTGGAAAGAATTGTGCGATTATCACGCCTGAGTTTGGATCATATGTTTACTTAGGAGAGTTAATTACGAATATCCCATTTGAACCAGATCAACCAATTGAAGAAGGCTGTGGAACGTGTAATAAATGTGTAGATGCCTGTCCTACTAGTGCTCTCGTTCAAGGAGGGCAATTAGATTCTTCAAAGTGTATTGCTTTTTTAACACAAACAAAAGGATTCTTACCCGATCAATATCGAAAAAAAATAGGTAACCGTCTATATGGCTGCGATACTTGTCAAACCGTTTGTCCAGAAAATAGAGGGAAGGACTTTCATTTTCATGTTGAAATGGAGCCGGATCCTAAAATAGCGAAACCGAGTTTAAAGCCGTTATTGACAATGAGTAACCGAGAGTTTAAAGAAAAATTCGGACATGTCTCTGGTTCATGGAGAGGAAAAAAACCGATCCAACGAAATGCGATCATTGCATTGGCACATTTTAAGGATGAAGCAAGTTTACCGATTCTTGAGAAATTATTGAATGACGATCCTAGACCTGTTATTCGAGGTACTGCGGCTTGGGCGATAGGGAAGATCGGTCAGAAAGACTATTTAGCCGTTCTAGAAAAGAGGTTGGAACTAGAAGAAGATCAAGAGGTTAGAAATGAGATTCAAAAAGGAATTCAGCTATTGGAAGCATGTAAAGGAGAGTAA
- a CDS encoding amidase domain-containing protein: MSIEAIKKMTEKHLQFLVGDIEGTEISSISNIKSFQLRKELANKRGVEIVKAVAQITPEEEEGQEGKRVIPYQLKVRLVNKQSEYFYIEEYKQLRKIHLSRKEQLIMDECCETYPFKGIDQGFSLQSDDNVRKAPFIYDRLAAVQYAERWWNDTNASFHSFDVNCTNFVSQCLYAGDAMMIGYPNRTKGWWMQSGSWSYSWTVAHAMSMFLPNSKSGLRATQLDDPSQLSPGDVICYDFEGDGRFNHTTIVVAKDDNDMPLVNAQTYNSRMRYWSYEDSTAYTKDIRYKFLRIEDDAKVKGEQDVI; the protein is encoded by the coding sequence ATGAGTATAGAAGCAATCAAAAAAATGACCGAAAAACATCTTCAGTTTTTAGTAGGGGATATAGAAGGAACAGAAATCTCATCTATTTCAAATATAAAATCTTTTCAATTAAGAAAGGAGTTAGCAAATAAAAGAGGGGTAGAGATTGTTAAAGCGGTTGCACAAATTACTCCAGAGGAGGAAGAAGGGCAAGAAGGGAAGCGTGTTATTCCATATCAGTTGAAGGTTCGCTTAGTAAACAAGCAAAGTGAGTACTTTTATATAGAGGAATATAAACAATTAAGAAAAATACATTTGTCTAGAAAAGAGCAGCTTATTATGGATGAATGCTGTGAAACTTACCCGTTTAAAGGTATTGATCAAGGATTTTCTCTTCAATCAGATGATAACGTACGTAAAGCTCCCTTTATCTATGATCGGTTAGCAGCTGTGCAATATGCAGAGCGTTGGTGGAATGATACAAATGCTAGCTTTCATAGCTTTGATGTCAATTGTACTAATTTTGTCTCTCAATGCTTGTATGCAGGTGATGCTATGATGATTGGATATCCTAATCGTACGAAAGGATGGTGGATGCAGTCTGGTTCGTGGAGCTATAGTTGGACAGTCGCTCATGCAATGAGTATGTTTCTACCTAATAGTAAAAGTGGACTAAGAGCAACGCAATTGGACGATCCTTCACAACTATCTCCAGGTGATGTTATTTGCTATGACTTTGAAGGGGATGGAAGGTTTAATCATACGACCATTGTCGTGGCGAAGGATGACAATGACATGCCTCTTGTTAACGCTCAAACGTATAATAGCCGAATGCGATACTGGTCATACGAGGATTCTACTGCTTACACAAAAGACATTCGCTATAAATTTTTACGGATTGAAGACGATGCTAAAGTAAAGGGGGAGCAAGACGTGATATAA
- the trmL gene encoding tRNA (uridine(34)/cytosine(34)/5-carboxymethylaminomethyluridine(34)-2'-O)-methyltransferase TrmL, protein MKNVGLHVVLYQPEIPANTGNIARTCAATNTTLHLIRPLGFSTDDKMLRRAGLDYWEFVNVQYYDSLDELFEKYNEANFYLITKFGKKAHTDFSYENTEEDHFFVFGRETNGLPDELIENNMDKCLRLPMTENVRSLNLSNTAAILVYEALRQQQYPGLK, encoded by the coding sequence GTGAAAAACGTGGGACTACATGTCGTATTATATCAACCAGAAATACCAGCGAACACTGGTAACATTGCAAGAACGTGTGCTGCAACGAACACAACATTACATTTAATTAGACCTTTAGGGTTTTCAACAGATGATAAAATGCTACGAAGAGCAGGCCTTGATTATTGGGAGTTTGTCAATGTTCAATACTATGATTCATTAGATGAGCTATTCGAAAAATACAATGAAGCAAATTTTTATTTGATTACGAAATTCGGGAAGAAAGCTCATACAGATTTTTCATATGAAAATACAGAAGAAGATCATTTCTTTGTTTTTGGAAGAGAAACGAACGGGTTGCCCGATGAATTAATTGAAAACAATATGGATAAATGTTTACGCCTGCCAATGACAGAAAATGTTCGTTCTTTGAACTTGTCAAATACTGCAGCAATCCTGGTATATGAAGCATTGCGCCAACAGCAATACCCCGGATTAAAATAA
- a CDS encoding DUF4397 domain-containing protein, translating into MKKLVLLSLSLIISLLFVQNAFAADMAKVRILHASPDAPSVDVVVDGEVVVEDAKYKDVTDYLELKRGPHKIQIFASGTVDESKPVLEKKVRLKPGSKQTVAAINKLDSIELALIDDSAKPQAGKAKVRVGHFSPDAPPVDVAQKTGNVLFKNVKFKDITKYKDLDPGSYDLNLREAGTDKKIMILPQTEFEDGVVYTLLPVGFANGQPPLEAIILTNEE; encoded by the coding sequence ATGAAGAAACTTGTATTGTTGTCCCTTTCGCTAATCATAAGTTTACTCTTTGTGCAAAATGCTTTTGCTGCTGATATGGCAAAAGTTCGTATTTTACATGCGTCACCTGATGCTCCAAGTGTAGATGTGGTAGTTGATGGAGAAGTTGTCGTTGAAGATGCAAAATATAAAGATGTGACCGATTACTTAGAATTAAAAAGAGGACCGCATAAGATTCAAATATTCGCAAGTGGTACGGTGGATGAGAGTAAGCCGGTGCTCGAGAAAAAGGTGCGATTAAAACCTGGTTCAAAACAAACGGTTGCAGCTATTAATAAACTAGACAGTATTGAACTGGCTCTAATAGATGACAGTGCAAAGCCTCAAGCTGGAAAAGCTAAGGTGCGAGTTGGGCATTTCTCGCCTGATGCTCCGCCTGTTGATGTAGCACAGAAAACAGGGAACGTTTTATTTAAAAATGTAAAATTTAAAGATATTACAAAATATAAAGATTTAGATCCTGGAAGCTATGATTTAAATTTGAGAGAAGCGGGAACAGATAAGAAAATTATGATCTTGCCGCAAACAGAGTTTGAAGATGGTGTTGTTTATACGCTCTTACCTGTAGGATTTGCAAACGGACAACCACCATTAGAAGCAATTATATTAACAAATGAAGAATAA
- a CDS encoding polysaccharide deacetylase family protein, translated as MKTTPKMVTFLICVFMTGCLVNTFNNNDTKNTTSSTINHRFSNIDDLKSPIWVIKHSDTPLFNHFSFKRRVVDGPLRAKSQKKIALTFDDGPHGTYTQEIIQLLEIYDANATFFMLGAQVELYPEVVQSLVDKGYEIGNHTWNHKDLTKLSKEEVIFQINETSHVIEEITGERTILFRPPYGSTNYEVERVVKQRPILWDVDPMDWEVKDSQSIFRLVIENVTNHSIILLHDIYEWTVEALALILPFLKEQGYQFVTVSELEK; from the coding sequence ATGAAAACCACTCCAAAGATGGTTACATTTTTAATATGTGTCTTTATGACAGGTTGCTTAGTGAATACATTCAATAATAATGATACGAAAAACACAACTTCTAGCACAATTAATCATAGGTTTTCAAACATTGATGACCTCAAGAGCCCGATATGGGTGATAAAGCATAGTGATACTCCATTATTTAATCATTTTTCATTTAAACGAAGAGTTGTGGATGGCCCATTACGAGCAAAATCACAAAAAAAAATAGCCTTAACGTTTGATGATGGTCCACATGGAACCTATACACAAGAAATTATTCAACTATTAGAAATATATGATGCGAATGCCACCTTTTTTATGCTCGGAGCTCAAGTCGAGTTATACCCAGAGGTTGTTCAATCTTTAGTTGATAAGGGATATGAAATTGGGAATCATACGTGGAATCATAAAGATTTAACAAAGTTATCAAAGGAAGAAGTCATTTTTCAAATAAATGAAACGTCTCATGTAATAGAGGAGATTACTGGAGAAAGAACAATTTTATTCCGACCTCCATACGGTTCAACTAATTATGAGGTAGAAAGGGTTGTTAAGCAGCGTCCAATATTATGGGATGTTGATCCAATGGATTGGGAAGTGAAGGATTCCCAGTCAATCTTTCGGTTAGTCATAGAAAATGTAACAAATCACTCCATCATTTTGCTTCACGATATTTATGAATGGACGGTTGAAGCTTTAGCTTTAATACTTCCTTTTTTAAAGGAACAAGGGTATCAGTTTGTAACAGTATCTGAACTAGAGAAATAG
- the yhbH gene encoding sporulation protein YhbH yields the protein MTLSADKNFVISKENWSLHRKGHDDQTRHQEKVKDAIKNNLPDLISEENIVMSNGRDVVKIPIRSLDEYKIRYNYDKNKHVGQGDGKSKVGDVVARDPGGQSRKGAGKGQGAGDQAGEDYYEAEVSLMELEEALFKELELPNLMEKERDNNLVEDIEFNDIRRTGLMGNIDKKRTMMSAYKRNALRGKTAFHPIFPEDLKFKTWNIKEKPESKAVVLAMMDTSGSMGVWEKYMSRSFFFWMTRFLRTKYQRVEIEFIAHHTEAKVVTEDEFFNKGESGGTICSSAYKKALKLINDKYSPSQYNIYPFHFSDGDNLTSDNQRCVKLIEELMKHSNIFGYGEVNQYNRHSTLMTAYKNIENEKFRYYILKQKADVYHAMKSFFRKEETKKYA from the coding sequence ATTACCTTGTCAGCCGATAAAAACTTTGTCATTTCGAAAGAAAACTGGTCCCTCCATCGAAAAGGACATGATGATCAAACTCGTCACCAAGAAAAAGTTAAAGATGCGATTAAAAATAATTTACCTGATTTAATCTCTGAAGAAAACATCGTCATGTCAAATGGAAGGGATGTCGTCAAAATCCCAATTCGTTCATTAGATGAGTATAAAATTCGTTATAATTATGATAAAAATAAGCATGTTGGTCAGGGCGACGGTAAGAGTAAAGTTGGAGATGTAGTTGCAAGAGATCCAGGTGGTCAATCACGAAAAGGTGCAGGAAAAGGTCAGGGAGCAGGAGACCAAGCAGGTGAAGATTATTATGAAGCAGAAGTTTCGTTAATGGAATTAGAAGAAGCCTTATTTAAAGAGTTAGAGCTTCCTAACTTAATGGAAAAAGAGCGGGATAATAATTTAGTTGAAGATATCGAATTTAATGACATTAGACGAACAGGATTGATGGGGAACATTGACAAAAAAAGAACGATGATGTCAGCGTATAAACGAAATGCACTTAGAGGTAAAACAGCCTTTCATCCGATTTTTCCCGAGGATTTAAAATTTAAGACGTGGAATATAAAAGAGAAACCTGAATCCAAGGCGGTCGTTCTTGCTATGATGGATACCAGTGGATCCATGGGAGTATGGGAAAAATATATGTCTAGAAGTTTCTTTTTCTGGATGACACGTTTTTTGAGAACAAAGTATCAGCGAGTCGAAATTGAATTTATAGCACACCATACTGAAGCAAAAGTAGTGACAGAAGATGAGTTTTTTAACAAAGGTGAAAGTGGAGGAACCATTTGTTCATCTGCATATAAAAAGGCACTGAAGCTTATCAATGATAAATATTCACCTTCGCAGTATAATATTTATCCATTTCATTTTTCAGATGGAGATAATTTAACATCAGATAATCAGCGTTGCGTCAAGTTGATTGAAGAACTAATGAAACATTCGAATATTTTTGGTTATGGGGAAGTCAATCAATACAATCGTCACTCTACGTTAATGACGGCTTATAAAAATATTGAAAATGAAAAATTTCGCTATTATATATTAAAACAAAAAGCAGACGTGTATCATGCAATGAAGAGTTTTTTTAGAAAAGAAGAAACGAAAAAGTATGCTTAA
- a CDS encoding alpha-amylase family glycosyl hydrolase, which yields MKRGRKLFIVSMIFALIFSFLPQKVAEPIVVEAASTQAEEGTFSWDNATVYFVLTDRFLDGDESNNNSYGREQDANGNTYSDYKDKEGTFHGGDLKGLTKKINEGYFTDLGVNALWITAPYEQIHGWIGGENFRHYSYHGYYPLDYTEVDANMGTAEDLRSFMDTAHEKGIRVVFDIVMNHAGYYSMKDMNEFGFGTLQGDWYNYYYNSSDYEAHYDTYGNYINTTDRNSWSKWWGSDWVRAGVAGYQNGGSDDYTMTLAGLPDFKTEATSSVDLPKILQTKWDDEKEIKERAELDAFFDRTGYERTPDNYIIKWLTDWVREYGVDGFRADTAKHVNIEDWGRLKAEATLALQEWKTNNPDKALDEEDFWMTGEVWGHGVGKSDYFNNGFDSVINFDYQGSAGNLSNIENIYSSYASSINSDSSFNVLSYISSHDTSLYRGDMIDAGTAFFMLPGGVQIFYGDETARPIDYSATWSDFQTRSDMNWDSINTNVLEHWQKLGQFRNKHIAVGAGNHNQMSNSPYTFSRTYDHNGVTDKVVAVFEAAGSTTVDVSSVFVDGTNVVDFYTGNMATVENGKVTFTAHSNGVILIEEEETPYPAVSSSQQGGKFHEEKIEVTLSVSNTDQGYYTLDGSDPAENGKRYSNGKSISIGEGMDIGDQVTLRLYATNEYGNISQSYTFEKVEQEQLIVHFKLPSGWGSPQLFYYGTDPKISEPSWATAPTMTDEGDGWYTYTIVDDNTEYVESAYVIFKDDLGNQTPAQNESGMLVQGEKWFDGTTWYDNNPDNDTEIPTTPSNITASSVGSSSVTLSWSDSSDNNRVTGYNVYRDGKLIGTTTGTSFTDSGLKAKTTYQYKVSAKDNAGNESSLSEEVKVTTTNGKEVTIYYKSDNQTNIHYRQSDHTWTTVPGVAMADSSYDGFKKITINMDDLDEFEAVFNDGHGNWDNNNGSNYLFSQGTWTLIDGVMIEGEPTTGNSLTMKVHAPNSTEAIYLASSLNHWNPADQDYELQETSDGAYQMKLQLSQGTTIQFKFTQGSWSAVEVSSSGSDISNRTFTKGTGEEAIELTVESWK from the coding sequence ATGAAACGGGGAAGAAAGCTGTTTATAGTCTCGATGATTTTTGCATTAATATTTTCATTTTTACCACAAAAAGTAGCCGAGCCAATTGTTGTAGAAGCTGCGAGCACACAAGCAGAAGAAGGAACGTTTTCTTGGGATAATGCAACCGTTTATTTTGTATTAACAGACCGGTTTTTAGATGGGGATGAAAGCAATAATAACTCTTACGGTCGTGAACAAGATGCAAATGGAAATACGTATAGCGACTATAAGGACAAAGAAGGGACATTTCACGGGGGAGATTTAAAAGGGTTAACTAAAAAGATTAACGAAGGGTATTTTACAGATTTAGGGGTTAATGCTCTTTGGATCACGGCTCCTTATGAACAAATTCACGGATGGATTGGTGGAGAGAATTTCCGTCACTATTCTTACCATGGCTATTATCCTCTCGATTATACAGAAGTGGATGCTAACATGGGAACAGCAGAAGACTTAAGATCATTTATGGATACGGCTCATGAAAAAGGGATTCGTGTTGTTTTTGACATAGTGATGAACCATGCAGGCTATTATTCAATGAAAGATATGAATGAATTTGGTTTTGGCACTTTACAAGGGGATTGGTATAACTATTACTACAATTCTTCAGATTATGAAGCACACTACGATACGTATGGAAACTATATTAATACTACCGATCGTAATAGCTGGTCGAAATGGTGGGGTAGTGACTGGGTACGAGCTGGTGTAGCTGGTTATCAGAACGGTGGTAGTGATGATTATACGATGACACTTGCTGGATTACCAGATTTTAAAACAGAAGCGACTTCAAGTGTTGACCTACCTAAGATCTTACAAACGAAATGGGACGATGAAAAAGAGATCAAAGAGCGTGCAGAATTAGATGCATTTTTTGACCGCACAGGTTACGAAAGAACACCCGATAACTATATTATTAAATGGTTAACAGATTGGGTACGAGAATATGGAGTGGACGGATTTAGAGCAGATACAGCTAAACATGTCAATATTGAAGACTGGGGTCGTTTAAAAGCAGAAGCAACGCTTGCGCTTCAAGAATGGAAAACGAATAATCCTGATAAAGCATTAGATGAGGAAGACTTTTGGATGACGGGTGAAGTTTGGGGTCACGGAGTTGGAAAAAGTGATTATTTTAATAATGGGTTCGATTCTGTTATAAACTTTGATTACCAGGGATCGGCTGGAAACTTAAGTAACATTGAAAACATATATTCTAGCTATGCTTCTTCCATTAATAGTGACTCAAGCTTTAATGTTTTAAGTTACATATCTTCACATGATACGAGTCTTTATCGAGGAGATATGATTGATGCTGGTACCGCCTTTTTCATGCTTCCAGGTGGAGTGCAAATTTTCTATGGTGACGAAACAGCTCGTCCAATTGACTATTCTGCAACATGGTCTGATTTTCAAACACGTTCAGATATGAATTGGGATTCTATTAATACGAACGTGTTAGAACATTGGCAAAAGCTTGGTCAATTTAGAAATAAGCATATTGCAGTAGGAGCAGGAAATCATAATCAAATGTCTAACTCACCATACACGTTTAGTCGTACTTATGATCATAATGGTGTAACGGACAAAGTGGTAGCTGTGTTTGAAGCAGCTGGTTCAACAACAGTGGATGTATCATCCGTATTTGTAGATGGAACAAACGTAGTGGATTTCTATACAGGAAATATGGCGACTGTCGAAAATGGAAAAGTCACATTCACTGCTCATAGCAATGGTGTCATCTTAATTGAGGAAGAAGAGACTCCTTATCCTGCTGTTTCGTCTTCTCAACAAGGAGGCAAATTTCATGAAGAAAAAATTGAAGTTACGTTATCTGTTTCCAATACAGATCAAGGATATTACACTCTAGATGGTAGCGATCCTGCTGAAAATGGTAAACGTTATTCAAACGGAAAATCCATTTCAATTGGTGAGGGGATGGATATTGGTGATCAAGTGACGTTGAGATTGTATGCAACTAATGAATATGGAAACATCTCGCAAAGCTATACGTTTGAAAAAGTAGAACAAGAACAGTTAATAGTTCACTTTAAACTCCCAAGTGGATGGGGCTCGCCACAACTCTTTTATTATGGTACGGATCCAAAAATATCGGAACCGTCGTGGGCTACTGCTCCTACTATGACAGATGAGGGTGATGGTTGGTATACGTATACAATTGTAGATGACAACACGGAATATGTTGAGAGCGCTTACGTCATTTTTAAAGATGATTTAGGAAATCAAACACCCGCTCAAAATGAATCAGGAATGTTAGTACAGGGTGAAAAGTGGTTTGATGGAACAACATGGTACGATAATAACCCAGATAATGATACAGAAATACCCACAACACCGTCAAATATAACAGCCTCTTCTGTTGGATCATCATCTGTTACTTTAAGCTGGAGTGATTCTTCAGATAACAATAGGGTGACAGGATATAACGTGTATCGTGACGGAAAGCTAATTGGGACAACAACAGGGACATCTTTCACAGATAGTGGGTTAAAAGCGAAAACCACTTATCAGTACAAAGTAAGTGCCAAAGATAACGCAGGGAATGAGTCTTCACTTAGTGAAGAAGTAAAAGTAACAACGACAAATGGAAAAGAAGTCACGATATATTATAAGTCTGATAACCAAACAAATATTCATTATCGTCAATCAGATCATACTTGGACAACGGTTCCTGGAGTAGCAATGGCTGATTCAAGTTATGATGGCTTTAAGAAAATAACTATTAACATGGATGATTTGGATGAATTTGAAGCTGTATTCAATGATGGACATGGAAACTGGGATAATAATAATGGCAGCAATTATTTGTTCTCACAAGGAACGTGGACATTAATCGATGGTGTCATGATCGAAGGTGAGCCGACAACAGGAAATTCTCTAACAATGAAAGTACATGCACCAAATTCAACGGAAGCTATTTATTTAGCAAGTTCACTTAATCATTGGAATCCGGCAGATCAAGACTATGAATTACAAGAAACATCTGATGGAGCTTATCAAATGAAGTTACAATTGAGTCAAGGTACGACAATCCAGTTTAAATTTACACAAGGAAGCTGGTCAGCTGTTGAGGTAAGTAGCAGTGGAAGTGATATTTCAAACCGCACGTTTACAAAGGGGACAGGAGAAGAAGCGATTGAACTAACAGTTGAAAGTTGGAAATGA
- a CDS encoding ECF transporter S component codes for MIKKISPLIIFLFLLLIFAFTILVSDRLYLWVSLLIMALTFGLFFLKFERSTLNARAIVFISVLSGIAAISRVPFAAIPGVQPTSFVIIVSALVLGKESGFMIGAVAALVSNMFLGQGPWTPWQMFAWGMMGYFFGALKGTKWIQSKAGLLISGFLWGFLFGWIMNLWFILAFYYEELTLKTFLLYFTGSALFDFYHAISNVIFLALFGTTWIKIITRFQRKWGILN; via the coding sequence ATCATTAAAAAAATAAGTCCCTTAATCATTTTTTTATTCTTATTGTTAATATTTGCTTTCACGATTCTCGTTTCCGATCGCTTGTATTTATGGGTTAGCTTATTGATTATGGCTTTAACCTTCGGCTTATTCTTTTTAAAGTTTGAGAGAAGTACGCTTAACGCAAGAGCGATCGTTTTTATTTCTGTATTATCAGGAATAGCCGCGATTAGTCGTGTTCCTTTCGCCGCTATTCCAGGCGTCCAACCAACTTCCTTTGTCATAATTGTGAGTGCGCTCGTATTAGGAAAAGAATCGGGTTTTATGATCGGTGCCGTCGCCGCCCTTGTTTCCAATATGTTTCTAGGACAAGGTCCTTGGACACCTTGGCAAATGTTTGCGTGGGGAATGATGGGCTATTTCTTTGGAGCACTGAAGGGTACAAAGTGGATACAATCAAAAGCAGGACTTCTAATTTCAGGATTTTTATGGGGGTTTCTATTTGGCTGGATTATGAATCTATGGTTTATCCTCGCTTTTTATTATGAAGAACTAACATTGAAAACATTCCTTCTATATTTCACAGGAAGTGCTCTTTTTGATTTCTATCACGCCATTAGTAATGTGATCTTCCTTGCTCTGTTTGGTACGACATGGATTAAAATCATCACAAGGTTTCAAAGGAAGTGGGGGATTTTGAATTGA